The Tautonia plasticadhaerens nucleotide sequence AGCTGGGGCTGGAGCCGGCTGAGGATGTAGTCGGGGACCTCGTAGGTGGACTCGTCCTCGTTCATGGTGACGCAGCAGCGGAATTCGGGGTGCGCCTTGATGGTGATCCCGGCGATGATGGACTCGACGTAGCGACGGTGGTCGAGCAGGGGGGCGAGGCTCGCCCACGACTTCTCGTTCATCCGGTTCCCCTCGTCGAGCACGCAGACGCCGCCGACGATCATCGCCGTGACCAGGGGAGAGGCGTGGTAGGCGATCTTCCCCTGCTCGGAGAGCACCGGGGTGACGAGCAAATCCTCGGGGCGGGTGTCGGCCGTGCACTGGTTGATGTAGAGCGCCTGCTTGCGGAGCTGGGCCGCGGCCATGGCCAGGGTGGTCTTGCCGATCCCGGGCGGGCCGACGAGGCGGGGGGCGAGGGGCAGGTCCCTCGGGTCGACCACCAGCCAGCAGGCCGAGAGCTGGCGGAGGATCTCGTCCTGGCCGATCCACCCCTGCTCGGTCGAGTCGGGGGTGCTCAGGTGCAGGGTCACGCCGCCGATCTCGACCGTCTTGGCCTGCTGGGCTGATGCCGCCATGCGCCGGTGGTCCTCACGCGGTCGGTGGTTGCGGTTCGGTTCGATCTGGTGTCGTGCAGTCTAACGGAGCGGACCCCGACGGGGCGAGCGCCGGGAGGGGAACGCTCGAACGAGGATGCATGCCCGAAGCGGGGAAGTCCGGCGCGCCGCCCTCCGGATCCCCAGACCGACCCGCCCCCCGGAGGGGCGATCAGATCCCGATCTGGGCGAGGAGGTCGAGGAACCGGCGGACGACCTGGGTGGCGAAGGGGGCCTCGGCCTCGGCGTGGGCGGCGGCCTCGTCGAGCCTCGCCCGGGTGGAGGAGAGCAGCCCCTCGTCCCGACGCTCGTGCAGGGCCCGGGCCAGGGCCGAGGCGCTGGACGCCAGGTGGGCCGCCGTCTCGGGGGGGGCGGCCGGGTCGAGCGCCTGGCCGAGCTCGT carries:
- a CDS encoding AAA family ATPase — protein: MAASAQQAKTVEIGGVTLHLSTPDSTEQGWIGQDEILRQLSACWLVVDPRDLPLAPRLVGPPGIGKTTLAMAAAQLRKQALYINQCTADTRPEDLLVTPVLSEQGKIAYHASPLVTAMIVGGVCVLDEGNRMNEKSWASLAPLLDHRRYVESIIAGITIKAHPEFRCCVTMNEDESTYEVPDYILSRLQPQLALGFPERDDELAILKYHLPFAPSELLELTVDFLQKAHELRLDFSPRDGINILRFAIKRMAQDPDHPLGRDRAWAESILCVLGEEAADLESMAQRRRRALGGQHTPMGLGDLFFSPDDPLHPDADELDDDEEDDDDAY
- a CDS encoding DUF4404 family protein, which codes for MSQATPPPADPEHLARLRTDLVESARLLRDAHHLDPEERARLAELIDELGQALDPAAPPETAAHLASSASALARALHERRDEGLLSSTRARLDEAAAHAEAEAPFATQVVRRFLDLLAQIGI